The sequence AGCTTGAAAACCAGAGTACACTTATCGCAAAGTTGTTGACATggaaaagggggcggggttaAGGTATATAGGATCTACTATGCTAATTGACAAAGTCTAATTTGGTGGCTTGGAGATGAAGTGCTGCTcccacaaatgaaaaaaacgaTCTGGTCTTAAGACAACTTAAGCTAACTCAAAAATGTTAATTAATGCACACTGtcccttttcaaaataaaaaatgaaatttggttgaattaGCCAGACATGATTTTGTGCAAGCACTATTTATTCAGTCTGGACATGAAGGGGTGGGACTTAAGCTCTGGAGTCTCAGAGTCCCCATAAATCTCCAATAACGCGACAAATAGTCGCTGGATTTGTTGTGGGAGGCGTTCAGGCGGCAACGCTGAGTAGCCTTAGCTTTGTCGAAATGCCTTAACCCTACTATCAAAATCCATTCACCTTTCACCTAAAACAGAGCAATTGTCAATCAAGTGTGCTGTgtcctttccttttttaagACACCTCAGAACTCTTTAGAATCGAggcaaaaaaaacttgcataATACGTCTCCTGGAAAATGTTCAATGCTATGTAATGCGGCAATCGGTGACATTCAGCTTAGTCGAGAGCACTTGTTGTACGACGGGAAAAGCGATGATCGGAACACAGCATTTCACATTTCCACGCGCTTATTTAtcctaaaaaataaacaaaaacgtACGCCGGCCCATCACATGGGGGGACGTGGGCTCGGTCAGCGGCCATGTTTTTGTGCGCTCGCGCACGTGTGTATCCCTGCACTTTCTCCGCCTTCGAGCCGAGTGTAAGACAACACCGAACGTGTGCTACAGCTGTCCCACTATAAATGCTTGATCCGGGGCCACAGTGAAATAAAGGCATATCGGTGACCGCTTGCCATCCGTTAAATCTACTTCTTCTCCATATCTGATTTTTGTGATCTTTATACCAGTTAGCCACGACCACTGCATGGCCTCCATACCAACAAAAGAAGAGTTTCTTTTGGTTCCactaggggggggggctgcttgAAGGAGAACTTCAGAAGTCAACATCCCAACCCGAATTGTCGTCAGGCGGCGGGTCCTCGTTGTCTTCCGGGAAGCTGTCGAAGTTACTCGTGTCAACCGCTGATGTGACCTGACGAGGGAGACCGAGATGTTATACGACAGCACTAATATATAACCATAGCGCGGAAAGAACTTACGTTGGGGATGATGGGTGGTGTCAGAGTCCCCTTCTTCAAGCCCTCCCAGTTAAAGCCCTCAAACCACCTACaagcaaaaacatatttgatgtCATCGTAAGCtactgttagcattagccgcAGTATGAACATCTGCTTACTTGTGCTTTTGGATGTCTTTGACACCATTTTTCAAGTTTCCCAGTCGTTCAGAAGGATTATCCCTGCGAAGACAACGTCTTAGTTGGCACGCTACTTAGATCAAgtcaaatataacaaaacACTCACCTGCATAGCTTTTTGATTAAGTTGGCAGCATTTTTGGTGATTTTCTTTGGGAATTCGATCATGTCGATGCCTCTCAGGATGATGTTGTAGGTCTTCATCGGATCGGGGCCGGAGAACGGCGGGCTGGGAATACAGCCGGATGCGTAACATTAGAGAAGACGAGATTTGGCTTCTTTGAAGATGGGACACATCACAAGAATTTGGTACCTGCCGGTCAGGAGCTCGAACATGAGGATTCCCAGTGACCAGTAATCGGCGGAGATGTCGTGGCCTTTGTTTAGGATGATCTCCGGCGCTACATATTCAGGCGTCCCGCAGAAAGTCCACGTTTTCTTCCCAAAGCCAATTTTCTTGGCAAAACCAAAGTCCACCTAGTGACAAGACACTTAAGTTCATGGGATGAACATCTGGGCCTTGGTAGTCAAGAGGAGCTCCTACCAGTTTGGCGTAACCCCTGTGATCCAATATAAGGTTCTCAGGTTTGAGGTCTCTGTAGATGATGCCTTTGGAATGTAGGTAGGCGAAGGCCTCCACCACGCAGCCTGTGTAAAACCTGGTCGTCGAGTCTTCAAAAGAACCTCTTGGAAGAGCAAAGCAACAGATTTACTTATAACTGGCGCCTTATGATATAAAGTTaatttgtataaataataatgtatgCCTGTAGGTGGTATGATATTGTCTGTCTGCATGTGTTGCttcaccatttgtgttcaaatatctgtTGCTTATAGAATCATAAGACTGTTATACAAATAGCGCGTCTATGGCGTTTCCAAtcatgtgttagcattaagctagcggGCATAATGGCAAAGTTATGTAGTAGCTTTAAATATGTGATTCTCTTTGTTTAATGTTTAGTTAGTAAACATGAACTCAACTGCTCTGTGAGGATCAGCAATCACGTGACAATCTAAACAAACATAATTTAGTAGTAAAACAAAGCACACCGGTCTCGAAGAATGGTCCACAATTCTCCTCCTAAGCAGGCTTCCATCAGCATGTAGAGGTACTTGCTGTCCTTGAACGTTCTGTAGAGTCTGAGAACACAACAGTAAAGTAATAATGGCTGTCGGTGACAAGAGTGACATTCAAATACTAATTGCCTTGAAAGACAAATCGCATTATACCGAACAATAAAATCCGAGTGAGCCTCCTGCATGATGAGTTTCTCGGAACGAATGTGCTCTTGCTGTCTGGTGTCGACGATGTGCCGCTTCTTGAGGATCTTCATAGCAAAAGTTTTGTTCTCGTCGCTCTTGAGCTGAACCTTACGAGATGGGGCAAGAGAGAAAACAGAGAGCATTAGCATGCGCAGCCAGCCGACCGCATTGGCGTCATTCACCTTCCCCTTCTTACCAGCTCCACACGACCAAAGCCGCCAACCCCAAGAGTGTCGATGATGTTGAAATCAGCCAGATT is a genomic window of Syngnathus acus chromosome 15, fSynAcu1.2, whole genome shotgun sequence containing:
- the LOC119134565 gene encoding cGMP-dependent protein kinase 1 isoform X3 produces the protein MDSWNTDSEDSCDWSNSSDEECQSDDGLDFKYDNVEDIRTANVIAAEAVTCLVIDRDSFKHLIGGLEDVSSKGHEDVDAKAKYEAENAFFSNLNLADFNIIDTLGVGGFGRVELVQLKSDENKTFAMKILKKRHIVDTRQQEHIRSEKLIMQEAHSDFIVRLYRTFKDSKYLYMLMEACLGGELWTILRDRGSFEDSTTRFYTGCVVEAFAYLHSKGIIYRDLKPENLILDHRGYAKLVDFGFAKKIGFGKKTWTFCGTPEYVAPEIILNKGHDISADYWSLGILMFELLTGSPPFSGPDPMKTYNIILRGIDMIEFPKKITKNAANLIKKLCRDNPSERLGNLKNGVKDIQKHKWFEGFNWEGLKKGTLTPPIIPNVTSAVDTSNFDSFPEDNEDPPPDDNSGWDVDF